A single window of Syntrophotalea acetylenica DNA harbors:
- a CDS encoding amino acid permease, translated as MAKTLAPEEKAAGKLGTFIGVFTPTILTILGVIMYLRFGWVVGHIGLWKALLIVLLANSITMVTALGFSAIATNTRVGTGGAYFMISRSLGPEIGGAIGIPLFFCQALSVTLYAYGLAESLRFAWPGAPLQATAFLVIVLVGALAFRGAGGALKMQVPILLLIALSLLALAGGVVAGGGAPRALATEASGQYSFWFVFAVFFPAVTGIMAGLSLSGDLANPRRAIPRGTVMATLTGFAIYMLVPVLLCLGADSEALRDNSLIWTRIALFGPWLVLPGLWGAIFSSAVGSVLGAPRTLQALATDRLAPRWLAAAEHTAEPLSGLLATLAIALLAVFLGDLNTVAEVVTMFFLSVYGTINAIVALEYLSGNPSWRPEIKVPWWLSLGGATGCLAIMLLINIRASLTAVMVVLGLWLLLRRRERSHAWGDVRRDLYEAVIRWALVCLSRRPMTARNWRPHILVFVSNIDRRLPLVRYGAWFSQERGVVTVCELVVGNLLELNLNILERAKHIDRVLDQAGIVAFGEVDVVENIEQGIMTVTQANGIAGIAANTILLGWPDDMERLVHFLRVIRPLRHINRSMLLGQVETPPPLREGQRRSIHVWWGGLQRNGDLMLLLAYLLSRNPEWRNARIQIMTIASNQMIKQQTETMLAKLIPEIRIEAEVEVMAKPEDTSVVELIHARSASADLVILGLGMPAEGQEEGYAERLTELAAGLRSFFFVHNGSLFIGELISQ; from the coding sequence ATGGCAAAAACCCTGGCCCCAGAAGAAAAGGCCGCAGGCAAACTCGGCACATTTATCGGGGTTTTCACCCCTACCATCCTGACAATTCTTGGCGTCATCATGTACCTGCGCTTCGGCTGGGTGGTGGGCCACATCGGGCTGTGGAAAGCGTTGTTGATCGTATTGCTCGCCAACAGCATTACCATGGTGACCGCCCTGGGTTTCTCCGCCATCGCGACCAACACCAGGGTCGGCACGGGCGGCGCCTACTTCATGATATCGCGAAGCCTGGGGCCGGAAATTGGCGGGGCCATCGGCATTCCCCTGTTTTTCTGCCAGGCACTGTCGGTCACTCTGTATGCCTACGGCCTGGCGGAATCCCTGCGTTTCGCGTGGCCGGGCGCCCCCCTGCAGGCAACGGCTTTTCTCGTCATTGTGCTGGTCGGCGCCCTGGCGTTTCGCGGTGCCGGCGGCGCCCTGAAAATGCAGGTACCGATCCTCCTGCTGATCGCCCTCTCCCTGCTGGCTTTGGCCGGGGGTGTTGTGGCCGGCGGCGGCGCGCCGCGAGCCCTGGCAACCGAAGCGTCCGGACAGTATAGCTTCTGGTTCGTGTTCGCGGTTTTTTTCCCGGCGGTAACCGGCATCATGGCCGGGCTGAGCCTGTCCGGAGATCTGGCCAATCCGCGCCGCGCCATTCCTCGGGGCACGGTAATGGCAACCCTGACCGGCTTCGCGATCTACATGCTGGTGCCGGTCCTGCTCTGCCTGGGCGCCGATAGTGAAGCACTGCGCGATAACTCCCTGATCTGGACCCGCATCGCCCTGTTCGGGCCCTGGCTGGTCCTGCCGGGCCTGTGGGGAGCCATCTTTTCTTCGGCGGTCGGATCCGTGCTGGGTGCGCCACGCACTTTGCAGGCCCTCGCCACGGACCGCCTGGCACCCCGCTGGCTGGCCGCCGCCGAGCACACGGCGGAACCCCTGTCCGGCCTTCTTGCCACCCTGGCCATTGCGCTGCTTGCGGTTTTTCTCGGCGACCTCAACACCGTTGCTGAAGTCGTGACCATGTTTTTTCTCAGCGTCTATGGCACGATCAATGCGATTGTCGCCCTGGAATACCTTTCCGGCAATCCTTCCTGGCGCCCTGAAATCAAGGTCCCATGGTGGCTGAGCCTCGGGGGCGCCACGGGATGCCTGGCCATCATGCTGCTGATCAATATCCGGGCCAGCCTGACGGCCGTCATGGTGGTTCTGGGCCTGTGGCTGCTGCTGCGACGGCGCGAACGATCGCATGCCTGGGGCGATGTGCGGCGGGATCTGTACGAAGCGGTCATTCGCTGGGCGCTTGTATGCCTTTCCCGGCGGCCGATGACGGCGCGCAACTGGCGACCGCACATTCTGGTGTTCGTGAGCAACATCGACAGACGCCTGCCTCTGGTCCGCTACGGCGCCTGGTTCAGCCAGGAACGGGGTGTCGTTACGGTCTGCGAATTGGTGGTGGGCAACCTGCTGGAACTGAACCTGAATATTCTGGAACGGGCGAAACACATCGACCGCGTGCTGGACCAGGCCGGCATCGTCGCATTCGGCGAGGTCGATGTGGTGGAAAACATCGAACAGGGCATCATGACTGTGACCCAGGCCAACGGCATCGCCGGCATCGCCGCCAACACCATCCTCCTCGGGTGGCCGGACGACATGGAGCGACTGGTCCACTTTTTGCGGGTTATCCGCCCGCTGAGGCACATCAACCGGTCGATGCTGCTGGGGCAGGTCGAAACGCCGCCACCCCTGCGTGAAGGTCAGCGCCGTAGCATCCACGTATGGTGGGGGGGCCTGCAGCGCAATGGTGATTTGATGCTGTTGCTGGCCTATCTGCTGTCGCGCAACCCCGAGTGGCGAAATGCCCGCATTCAGATCATGACCATCGCATCCAACCAGATGATCAAACAGCAGACCGAAACCATGCTTGCCAAACTGATCCCGGAAATCCGCATCGAGGCCGAGGTGGAGGTGATGGCCAAACCTGAAGATACGAGCGTGGTGGAACTGATTCATGCCCGCAGCGCATCCGCCGACCTGGTCATCCTCGGTCTCGGCATGCCCGCCGAAGGGCAGGAAGAGGGTTACGCCGAGCGCCTTACGGAGCTGGCGGCGGGCCTGCGCTCTTTCTTTTTTGTCCACAACGGCAGCCTGTTCATTGGCGAACTGATCTCCCAGTGA
- a CDS encoding class I SAM-dependent methyltransferase: protein MSDANKSIHEFDFKLICEYFSNLERQGPGSPEATLKALSFIDNLANDSKIADLGCGTGGQTMVLARHAPGHITGIDLFADFIDIFNANSCKWNLQDRVSGIVGSMDNLPFQREELDLIWSEGAIYNMGFERGLKQWHGFLKRGGFIAVSEASWFTRERPAEIDAFWKDAYPEIDVISRKVEQMEKAGYIPVATFVLPENCWLANFYTPQISAQKKFLKKHAGNTAAEELVKNQRHEAHLYDKYKDFYGYVFYIGKKI, encoded by the coding sequence ATGAGCGACGCAAACAAATCCATCCACGAATTCGATTTCAAATTGATCTGCGAATATTTTTCAAATCTGGAGCGGCAAGGGCCGGGAAGCCCCGAAGCAACGCTCAAGGCGCTGTCTTTTATCGATAACCTTGCCAATGACTCGAAAATCGCTGATCTGGGGTGTGGAACCGGCGGACAGACCATGGTCCTGGCCCGACATGCGCCGGGGCATATAACGGGCATCGATCTGTTTGCCGATTTTATCGATATATTTAACGCCAACAGCTGTAAATGGAATCTTCAGGACAGGGTTTCCGGCATTGTCGGTTCAATGGACAATCTTCCCTTTCAACGTGAAGAGCTGGACCTGATCTGGTCGGAGGGCGCAATCTACAATATGGGGTTTGAAAGAGGCCTGAAACAATGGCATGGATTTTTGAAGAGGGGAGGTTTTATTGCCGTTTCCGAGGCCTCCTGGTTTACCCGGGAACGACCCGCCGAAATCGATGCATTCTGGAAGGACGCTTACCCTGAAATCGATGTTATTTCCCGCAAGGTCGAACAGATGGAAAAGGCCGGCTATATTCCCGTGGCGACATTTGTTTTGCCTGAAAACTGCTGGCTCGCCAACTTTTACACTCCGCAGATATCTGCCCAAAAGAAGTTCCTGAAAAAACATGCAGGCAACACAGCAGCCGAGGAACTCGTGAAAAATCAGCGGCATGAAGCGCATCTGTATGATAAATACAAAGATTTTTACGGGTATGTTTTTTATATCGGGAAAAAGATCTGA
- a CDS encoding PBP1A family penicillin-binding protein encodes MKKPVLRFCLTTCLVLGTVLPVLARETIATRPILPADYSSIRIFDREGRFVARIPAERRYWVPINRIPQFLQNAAVAIEDARFFEHGGIDLKGITRALVKDVMQGEMAEGGSTITQQLIKNKHLSGEKTIDRKLREARLAMEYERKYTKKQILEMYFNEIYYGNGAWGIAQAALLYYDKRPDQLTDDECALLAGVSKAPNRYNPRGNTTKVKARRNLVLSRMAELGMITQKRKQALAARPVTSVKSGQSSYYLAHLRNKLVQQYGEKVFERGGLQVIAAMDLLLQKSAEQTLSEQVRTISPDLQGALLCLDPGTGDILAAAGGVDFKQSAYNRALFAKRQPGSAIKPLIYAAALEKSHTAAELWNDDPVSYRRSDDKIWQPQNYGHERQGQVSLREALAHSNNIIAVKLLEAISAPYFADFAGNLGISLRSRNDLSMALGTGEVTLNELVAAYAPLANGGLKVQPRTIIKIYDRRSKTWTRTPAPRTPVMSGATAFITTQMLRDVLTHGTAKNLKKFAEHYPAAGKTGTTSDYRDAWFIGYTPKLVTGVWVGYDKPRPGGRGFTGGAVSAPIWERFMRSALARHPAASFKQPESVISLAIDPTTGMPATTACPVTRNEFFSIGSEPREYCTAHAGDPLQELPPSLELPDIESLLIQGDAQNSVGEPPETVGDEVPDEDTDPQPPTDNPAPSP; translated from the coding sequence ATGAAAAAGCCTGTTCTTCGTTTCTGTCTGACAACTTGTCTGGTTCTGGGCACGGTGCTGCCGGTTTTGGCCCGTGAAACCATCGCCACCCGCCCCATCCTTCCGGCGGATTACTCTTCGATCAGGATTTTTGACCGGGAGGGCCGGTTCGTAGCCCGCATCCCCGCTGAACGCAGGTACTGGGTGCCTATCAACCGCATCCCCCAATTTTTACAGAACGCGGCGGTCGCCATTGAAGACGCACGTTTTTTCGAACACGGCGGCATCGACCTCAAGGGCATCACCCGGGCGCTGGTCAAGGATGTGATGCAGGGAGAAATGGCCGAGGGCGGCTCCACCATCACCCAGCAGCTGATCAAGAACAAGCACCTGTCCGGGGAAAAAACCATCGATCGCAAGCTCAGGGAAGCCCGCCTGGCCATGGAGTATGAGCGCAAATACACCAAGAAGCAGATTCTTGAGATGTATTTCAACGAAATCTACTACGGAAACGGTGCCTGGGGCATTGCCCAGGCCGCCCTGCTGTACTACGACAAAAGGCCCGACCAGCTGACCGATGACGAATGCGCCCTGCTTGCCGGGGTGTCCAAGGCCCCCAACCGCTACAATCCGCGCGGCAATACCACCAAGGTCAAGGCCCGCCGCAATCTGGTGCTCAGTCGCATGGCCGAGCTCGGAATGATCACGCAGAAACGCAAACAGGCGCTGGCGGCACGCCCCGTCACCAGCGTAAAATCCGGGCAGTCTTCCTATTACCTGGCCCACCTGCGCAACAAGCTGGTTCAGCAATACGGAGAAAAAGTTTTCGAGCGCGGCGGATTGCAGGTGATCGCGGCCATGGACCTGTTGCTGCAGAAAAGCGCCGAACAGACCCTGAGCGAACAGGTACGAACCATCTCGCCGGACCTGCAGGGCGCCCTGTTGTGCCTTGATCCGGGCACTGGTGACATCCTGGCCGCCGCCGGCGGGGTGGATTTCAAACAAAGCGCTTATAACCGTGCGCTGTTCGCAAAACGGCAGCCGGGATCGGCCATCAAACCGCTGATCTACGCCGCGGCCCTGGAAAAAAGCCATACCGCCGCCGAACTCTGGAACGACGATCCGGTCTCCTATCGGCGCAGCGACGACAAAATCTGGCAACCCCAGAATTACGGACATGAACGCCAGGGACAGGTCAGCCTGCGCGAAGCCCTGGCACACTCCAACAACATCATTGCCGTCAAGTTGCTGGAAGCCATCAGCGCGCCCTACTTTGCCGATTTTGCAGGCAATCTCGGAATTTCGCTGCGATCACGCAACGATTTGTCAATGGCGCTCGGCACCGGGGAAGTAACCCTCAACGAACTGGTCGCGGCCTACGCCCCGCTGGCCAACGGCGGCCTCAAGGTGCAGCCACGCACCATCATCAAGATCTACGACCGGCGCTCCAAAACCTGGACCCGCACCCCGGCTCCGCGGACTCCGGTGATGTCCGGGGCTACGGCATTCATCACAACCCAGATGCTGAGGGATGTTCTGACCCACGGCACCGCTAAAAATCTTAAAAAGTTTGCCGAACACTATCCTGCCGCCGGCAAAACCGGCACCACCAGCGACTACCGGGATGCCTGGTTTATCGGCTACACGCCGAAACTGGTTACCGGCGTCTGGGTAGGTTATGACAAGCCCCGTCCCGGCGGCAGGGGTTTTACCGGCGGCGCGGTCAGCGCCCCCATCTGGGAAAGGTTCATGCGCTCGGCGCTGGCCAGGCACCCGGCGGCTTCCTTCAAGCAACCGGAATCGGTCATTTCCCTTGCCATTGATCCAACCACCGGAATGCCGGCCACAACCGCCTGCCCGGTGACCCGAAACGAGTTTTTCAGCATTGGCAGCGAGCCGCGGGAGTACTGCACCGCACACGCCGGAGATCCGCTTCAGGAGCTGCCACCATCCCTGGAGCTGCCGGATATCGAATCGCTGTTGATACAAGGCGATGCACAGAACAGCGTCGGAGAGCCACCCGAAACGGTCGGAGACGAGGTGCCGGATGAAGACACCGATCCGCAACCGCCCACGGACAATCCCGCTCCATCCCCTTAG
- a CDS encoding heavy metal translocating P-type ATPase, with protein sequence MSRRIDYKIQGLDCSEEVAILRREVGGRPGIIDLAFDVVNARMTVEFDPDAISAPEIVTAVNATGMKASPWELRHAAAKQPFWTRHGRLITTVASGLLLASAFFAHWMHHGSLLDVFAGLHGTEQNPPTFIALLYLGAVTCGAWYVLPKALQAIRRLRPDMNVLMIAAVIGAILIGELFEAATVAFLFALSLLLEHWSVERARNAIGALLHLTPPTARYFCGNHCGYHEKPVSEVPPGATVQVWPGEKIPLDGMVIKGMSSVNQAPITGESMPVSKQPGDEVYAGTINQEGVLELRTTRAASDTTLARIIHMVENAQARRARSQQWVDRFSVYYTPSMMLLAIATAVTLPLLTTASWPESVYRGLVILVIACPCALVISTPVSIVSALTASARNGVLIKGGLYLEAAGSLKILAMDKTGTLTEGQPEVQVLVPLDGHTEEELLTRAAALEATSEHPLARAILRKARASGITVVPAEHYQALPGKGGEGMIDGRAFWIGSHRLMHEKNQDLADIRKRVEALEDAGHTVIALGNDRHVCGLISVADRLRKNVPRILDAIRQAGVEQIIMLTGDNQGTARAIAAEAGVDDHRCELLPEDKVEAIGRLVRKHRTVAMVGDGVNDAPAMAAATLGIAMGAMGTDAALETADVALMADDLAKLPWLIRHSRRTLRNIQQNIGFALGIKLVFIILTMLGLATLWMAIAADTGVTLLVIFNSLRLLNLSASDGRST encoded by the coding sequence ATGTCGCGACGCATCGATTATAAGATACAGGGCCTGGATTGTTCCGAAGAGGTGGCGATACTGCGACGGGAGGTCGGAGGCAGACCCGGGATCATCGATCTGGCGTTCGATGTGGTCAACGCCCGCATGACCGTTGAATTTGACCCGGACGCCATCTCCGCCCCCGAAATCGTCACGGCGGTGAACGCCACCGGCATGAAAGCCTCTCCCTGGGAGCTGCGGCATGCCGCTGCGAAACAGCCCTTCTGGACCCGCCACGGGCGGCTCATCACGACCGTCGCCAGCGGTTTGCTGCTGGCCTCGGCTTTTTTTGCCCACTGGATGCATCATGGCAGCCTGCTGGATGTCTTTGCGGGCCTGCATGGCACAGAGCAAAATCCGCCAACATTCATAGCCCTGCTGTATCTCGGCGCCGTGACTTGCGGCGCATGGTATGTGCTGCCAAAAGCCCTGCAGGCCATACGCCGGCTGCGACCGGACATGAACGTGCTGATGATCGCGGCGGTCATCGGCGCCATTCTCATCGGCGAACTGTTCGAGGCAGCCACCGTCGCCTTTCTGTTCGCCTTGTCGCTGCTGCTGGAACACTGGAGCGTCGAACGGGCGCGCAATGCCATCGGCGCACTGCTCCATTTGACCCCGCCCACCGCCCGTTACTTTTGCGGAAATCATTGCGGCTACCATGAAAAACCCGTCTCGGAGGTACCGCCCGGCGCCACCGTGCAGGTTTGGCCCGGCGAGAAAATCCCTCTCGACGGCATGGTGATCAAGGGCATGTCGTCCGTCAATCAGGCTCCCATCACCGGCGAATCCATGCCGGTGTCCAAACAACCCGGCGACGAGGTCTACGCCGGGACCATCAATCAGGAAGGGGTACTGGAACTGCGTACCACCCGCGCCGCCAGCGACACCACCCTGGCACGCATCATCCACATGGTGGAAAACGCCCAGGCGCGGCGCGCCCGCAGCCAGCAGTGGGTGGACCGTTTTTCCGTTTACTACACGCCGTCCATGATGCTGCTGGCTATCGCCACTGCCGTAACCCTGCCGCTGCTGACAACAGCTTCCTGGCCGGAGAGCGTCTACCGCGGACTGGTCATCCTGGTGATCGCCTGCCCCTGCGCGCTGGTCATTTCAACGCCGGTCAGCATCGTTTCAGCCCTGACCGCTTCGGCGCGAAACGGCGTGCTGATCAAGGGCGGGCTTTACCTGGAAGCGGCCGGGAGCCTCAAGATTCTGGCCATGGACAAAACCGGAACCCTCACCGAAGGGCAGCCGGAAGTCCAGGTCCTTGTCCCCCTCGACGGCCACACCGAGGAGGAGTTGCTGACACGCGCCGCCGCCCTTGAAGCCACCAGCGAACATCCGCTGGCGCGAGCCATTCTGCGCAAGGCGCGCGCCTCCGGCATCACCGTGGTGCCGGCCGAGCACTATCAGGCCCTGCCCGGCAAAGGCGGCGAAGGGATGATCGACGGCCGCGCTTTCTGGATCGGCAGTCACCGGCTGATGCATGAGAAAAACCAGGACCTGGCGGATATCCGGAAACGGGTGGAAGCACTGGAGGATGCCGGGCATACGGTGATCGCCCTCGGCAACGACCGCCATGTCTGCGGCCTGATCAGCGTCGCCGACCGCCTGCGCAAAAACGTGCCGCGCATCCTCGATGCAATCCGGCAAGCCGGCGTCGAGCAGATCATCATGCTGACCGGCGACAACCAGGGCACGGCGCGCGCCATCGCCGCGGAGGCGGGTGTCGATGACCATCGCTGCGAACTCCTGCCCGAAGACAAGGTCGAGGCCATCGGCCGGCTGGTACGGAAACATCGGACCGTGGCCATGGTCGGTGACGGTGTCAACGATGCGCCGGCCATGGCGGCGGCAACCCTGGGCATCGCCATGGGCGCCATGGGCACCGACGCCGCGCTGGAAACCGCCGACGTGGCGCTCATGGCGGACGACCTGGCCAAGCTGCCGTGGCTGATCCGCCATTCCCGCCGCACCCTGCGCAACATTCAGCAGAACATCGGCTTTGCCCTGGGCATCAAGCTGGTCTTCATCATCCTGACCATGCTCGGCCTGGCAACGCTCTGGATGGCCATCGCCGCCGACACCGGCGTTACCCTTCTGGTCATTTTCAACAGCCTGCGGCTGCTGAACCTGTCCGCGTCCGATGGACGATCGACGTGA
- a CDS encoding DUF6868 family protein: MDMTMLSGFFMWCSILNLGLLTLAFLVKVLCGDFVYRLHSQWFPMPRENFNVVFYALLGGYKLLVFVFNVVPWAALAMLG; the protein is encoded by the coding sequence ATGGATATGACCATGCTGAGCGGATTTTTCATGTGGTGCAGCATCCTGAATCTGGGGTTGCTGACGCTGGCGTTTCTGGTGAAGGTGTTGTGCGGCGATTTTGTTTACAGGCTCCACAGTCAGTGGTTTCCCATGCCGCGGGAAAACTTCAATGTGGTGTTTTATGCGCTTCTCGGCGGGTACAAGCTGCTGGTTTTCGTGTTCAATGTCGTTCCATGGGCGGCTCTCGCCATGCTCGGATGA
- a CDS encoding YaiI/YqxD family protein, translating to MNIWVDADACPAVIKEILFRAARRIGVMLTLVANHPLRFPPSVHICLVQVPQGADAADREIVRQLRTGDLVITADIPLAAQVIAKGGYALDPRGEFYDADNIGERLRMRDFMDRLRGCGIDTGGPSSLTQRDRQDFANRLDQFLTRYGKQG from the coding sequence ATGAACATATGGGTGGACGCGGATGCCTGCCCCGCAGTGATAAAAGAAATTTTGTTTCGGGCGGCGAGACGCATCGGGGTGATGCTGACCCTGGTCGCCAACCACCCCCTGCGCTTCCCGCCCTCCGTGCACATCTGCCTTGTGCAGGTCCCCCAGGGGGCGGATGCGGCCGACCGTGAGATCGTCAGGCAGCTCCGGACCGGAGATCTGGTGATCACGGCGGATATTCCGCTGGCGGCGCAGGTGATCGCAAAGGGCGGCTACGCCCTTGACCCGCGTGGTGAATTTTACGATGCCGACAACATCGGCGAGCGTTTGAGGATGAGGGATTTTATGGACAGGCTGCGTGGTTGCGGCATCGATACCGGCGGTCCTTCATCGCTGACCCAGCGTGACCGGCAGGATTTCGCGAACCGGCTGGATCAGTTTTTAACGAGATACGGGAAACAGGGGTGA
- a CDS encoding ABC-F family ATP-binding cassette domain-containing protein gives MISASNVALAYGKRVIFKDVNIKFIPGNCYGLIGANGAGKSTFLKILAGEIEADKGDISIGAGERIAMLRQDHFAFDEETVFNTVMMGHMRLYEVMSEREAIYSKGEFTEQDGIRSGELEALFAEMNGYEAESEAAVLLNGLGIPEDLRHKKMKELEGGEKVRVLLAQALFGNPDILLLDEPTNHLDLKSIAWLEEFLSRFQNTVIVVSHDRHFLNQVCTHVADIDFGKITVYVGNYDFWYEASQLVLKQKQEENRKITEKANDLKEFIQRFSSNASKARQATSRKKLLEKLTVEDLPVSSRKYPFVVFKPERACGDIILEIKDLCKTVDGVKVLDNFSLIVNKGDKIAFVGGDAQTKTALFQILAGELEPDSGSFRFGVTITPAFFPKENRRFFENDLTLIDWLLQFAPTEGESFARGFLGRMLFSGEEATKKSNVLSGGEKVRCMLARMMLTGANVLVFDEPTNHLDLESITSLNNGLIAFPEVILFASHDHKFLSTVANRIVEVTPAGFIDRAMTFDEYLESAEVARMRTEHFGQEAALAL, from the coding sequence ATGATCAGCGCCAGCAATGTGGCCCTCGCCTACGGGAAAAGGGTCATTTTCAAAGACGTCAACATCAAATTCATCCCCGGCAACTGCTACGGCCTCATCGGCGCCAACGGCGCCGGCAAATCAACTTTTCTGAAAATCCTCGCCGGTGAAATCGAAGCGGACAAGGGCGACATTTCGATTGGCGCGGGCGAGCGCATCGCCATGCTGCGCCAGGACCACTTTGCCTTTGACGAAGAGACGGTTTTCAATACCGTGATGATGGGTCACATGCGCCTCTACGAGGTGATGTCCGAGCGCGAGGCGATCTATTCCAAGGGGGAATTCACCGAACAGGACGGTATTCGCTCCGGCGAACTGGAAGCCCTGTTCGCCGAAATGAACGGTTACGAGGCCGAGTCGGAGGCGGCGGTGCTCCTCAACGGCCTCGGCATCCCCGAAGATCTGCGCCACAAAAAGATGAAGGAACTCGAAGGCGGGGAAAAGGTCCGCGTGCTGCTGGCCCAGGCCCTGTTCGGCAATCCCGACATTCTGCTGCTCGACGAACCGACCAACCACCTCGACCTGAAGTCGATCGCCTGGCTGGAGGAGTTCCTGTCCCGGTTCCAGAACACGGTCATCGTCGTGTCCCATGACCGGCACTTCCTCAACCAGGTCTGCACCCACGTCGCCGACATCGACTTCGGCAAGATCACCGTTTACGTCGGCAACTACGATTTCTGGTACGAAGCCAGCCAGCTGGTACTGAAGCAGAAACAGGAAGAGAACCGCAAGATAACCGAAAAAGCCAACGACCTCAAGGAGTTCATCCAGCGCTTCAGTTCCAACGCCTCCAAGGCCAGGCAGGCGACCTCGCGCAAAAAACTCCTCGAAAAACTCACCGTCGAAGACCTGCCCGTCTCCTCACGGAAGTATCCCTTTGTGGTCTTCAAACCGGAGCGCGCCTGCGGCGATATCATCCTGGAGATCAAGGATCTGTGCAAAACCGTCGACGGCGTCAAGGTGCTGGACAACTTCAGCCTGATCGTCAACAAGGGGGACAAGATCGCCTTCGTCGGTGGCGACGCCCAGACAAAAACCGCCCTCTTTCAGATCCTGGCCGGCGAACTCGAACCGGACAGCGGTTCTTTCCGTTTCGGAGTCACCATCACGCCGGCCTTTTTCCCCAAGGAGAACCGCCGCTTTTTCGAAAATGACCTGACCCTGATCGATTGGCTGCTGCAGTTCGCGCCGACCGAAGGAGAGAGCTTTGCCCGTGGCTTTCTGGGCCGCATGCTGTTTTCCGGCGAAGAAGCGACCAAAAAATCCAATGTCCTCTCCGGCGGGGAAAAAGTGCGCTGCATGCTCGCCCGGATGATGCTGACCGGCGCCAACGTGCTGGTGTTCGACGAACCGACCAACCACCTCGACCTCGAATCCATCACATCTCTCAACAACGGACTGATCGCCTTTCCGGAGGTGATCCTGTTTGCCAGCCACGACCACAAGTTTCTGTCGACGGTTGCCAACCGCATCGTCGAAGTCACCCCCGCGGGCTTCATCGACCGGGCAATGACTTTTGACGAATACCTCGAAAGCGCCGAAGTTGCCAGAATGAGAACGGAACACTTCGGACAAGAAGCCGCCCTGGCCCTGTAG